Genomic DNA from Endomicrobiales bacterium:
CGGTAAAAACCTTAAAACTTTCTCTTGAGTGCAGTTAATTAAAAACCCTTCTTTGGCGCACTTTGGTACAATTTTGGCGCATGGAATTGTTAATTCCAACCCAAGCATTAGGCCAACACCTCTTACATCAACTATAAACTTATGTTTGTCTTTTAACCCAGAAAGCTTTGTTAAAAAATACTTGCCAAGTTCTCTAATGTTTGAAAGCATTTTTGCATCAAGCACTTCTAACACGGCTTTTGCGGCGCTGCAAGAAACCGGGTTACCGCCAAAAGTGGAGCCGTGGTCGCCAAACGAAAGCACATTGCTAAATTTTTTACTTATAATAGTTGCACCAAGAGGCAAGCCGCCGGCAAGCCCTTTGGCAAGCGTAAACACATCTGGAACTACGCCAAAATGCTTAAACGCGAATACTTCACCTGTTCTGCCAATGCCGGTTTGAACTTCGTCAAATATCAAAATTAAGCCATTCTTTTTACAAAGTGCTTTAAGGTCTTTAAGAAATTCTTTTTTTGCGGGTACAACGCCGCCTTCGCCCAATATTGGCTCTATAATTACTGCGACTGTCTTTTTATTTATCAGTCTTTTTACAGATTCAATG
This window encodes:
- a CDS encoding aspartate aminotransferase family protein, which gives rise to MKTMNLEKKYILQTYKRNPIEIQRCNGKFVWDNSGKKYLDLFCGISVNNLGHQNKKVTVAIKNQLSKYIHISNLYYAKPQAELARKLVELSFPGVVFLSNSGAEANECAIKLARKYGYASGKNEIISFKNSFHGRTIATLSATGQEKFHKNFEVLPGFKFAEFNNIESVKRLINKKTVAVIIEPILGEGGVVPAKKEFLKDLKALCKKNGLILIFDEVQTGIGRTGEVFAFKHFGVVPDVFTLAKGLAGGLPLGATIISKKFSNVLSFGDHGSTFGGNPVSCSAAKAVLEVLDAKMLSNIRELGKYFLTKLSGLKDKHKFIVDVRGVGLMLGLELTIPCAKIVPKCAKEGFLINCTQEKVLRFLPPFIINKSDIDKFINKLNRILKGIKE